Genomic window (Planococcus sp. MSAK28401):
ATGACGAGCTGGCTGATTGGCATTTGTCGCAGTCGGATGTTGATTCGTATTAACGTTTGCCCTTCTTCCGGGATTCCGGGAGAAGGGTTTTTTTGTGTGTTGGGGACTTGGCGTGAAGGTGTATAAGGAGATAGTAAGGGGTTAGTTGTGGAATTATTGCGAGGTTCTATTTTTTCTTCTTGGTAATATTCGCCGCCTTGCTTTGGGTTGGCCTTTGGCATTAAGCCAGGAAGAGCACCTGTCTTACTGCGTCGGCTCACCCTTGGCGCCGGCAGCTGAGTGATTTCATTGATTCGGGTGAGTTTCATCAGATCTGCTTCTATAGTTAGTTGCCGGCTAGTGGGGGAATCGCTTCCCGGGACAAGTTTTGGGAAGATAGCGAGGATTTGTTTGTGGAATTGTTGCGATGTTCTATTTGTTCTTCATGTTAATAGTCGCCGCCTTGCTTTGGGTTGGCCTTTGGCATTAAGCCAGGAAGAGCACCTGTCTTACTGCGTCGGCTCACCCTTGGCGCCGGCAGCTGAGTGATTTCATTGATCCGGGTGAGTTTCATCAGATCTGCTTCTATAGTTAGTTGCCGGCTAGTGGGGGAATCGCTTCCCAAGACAGTATATCTGGCACATGGCTGCTTACTTTTAAATTTTATGGGTGGGTCAGAATTAATTGCACATTCTTAAGATTAAGATGACTCAAGATACAAAACATGACACACTTTCATGCAAAAAAACTAGCAGGTTGAAGAATATATCTCTCATTCTAGATATAGAGACGGAGTGGAAGGGGGCTGACGCCTGTGGGACCGAGCGGGCTGGCGAGACAAACGTGCCGCGCTCTTTGGCACGTTGGCTCAACACCCGCCCCACGGCAAGCAGCCCCCTGCAACGCAGTCGAAAAGCGGAAGTTTTTCAAATCACTTCTTTTTCATTCCAAACCTCCTACCCTACGAAAAAAACCAAGCATCCTTTCTTTGCGAAGGGGTGCCTGGTTTATGATCACTCGATAAACGCTTCATATGTATCCAGTTCACCGGCTTCGATAATATGTCTGATAAAATCTTCGTAGTTGACGATGCCGAGCGCCGTGGCTTCATCAAACAGTTCCTGCACGCGTGCAGTGTGGGGGTGAATTTCTGCATTTTTAGTTGGATGCAGCTTGCCTGAATGGTTGACGATTTTGCCTGCTTCATCGAAGACTACATTCAGTTCGCCGAGATAGGTATCGTATTCGCCGGTCTGCACGACCAAGGTATCGCCGATTTGATTAGGCGGAGCGGTGGTGACGTGTGAATGGCCTCCGATAATAACGTCGATGCCTGGAACTTCTTTAGCCAATGTCCGATCATGCCCAATGCCAATATGGGTCAGCGCCACGATCTTGTCGATGCCGATCGATTCAAAATGGGCGACGGCTTGTTTGGCAGCTTCTGTATAATCCGAAAATGATACATCACCTGGTACGGTCACGACTTCCTTGTAATGCGTGATGCCGAATATGCCGATTTGTTCATCTCCAACCGTTTGCACGTAGCCTTTATTAATGCGGCCATCCACGGGTTCGTCCGTATAGCTATAGTCTGCATAAGGCTCGAGGAATTGATCTTGCGAGAAGTCGACGTTGGCTCCAAGAATCGGATATGCGGCGTGTTTAATATAAGTACTGAGCGGTCCATGGTCGACGACTCCTTCCCCGAGGTCGAATTCATGATTGCCGAGCACCATCCCGTCATAACCGAGATGGTTCATGAATACGGCATTGGCGAGCGAATCCTGCGCTTTTCGTCCGATTTCCCAAGAGGTCACATCCCCTGCCGACAGCAATAGATGATGGGGATTCGCTCTGCGGATTTCTTCAATTAACGAAGCGCGCCGTGAGATATTATCCATGACGGTATGGGTATCGTTTGTGTGAATCAAAGCCAGTTCGAACGGTTCGGGTTCCACGGGTTCATCTGGCTTGGTGTCTGTTGAAGCTGTTTCTTTTCGATCTGGCGCTTCTTCGTCCCCTATGCCTTCACTTTGGTCTTTTTGCGGCCACATTAGAAAGGCGGTGAAAGCCACCATGATCACTGCTAAAAATGTCACGATTTTCTGCATCGTTGTCACGTCCGTTTCTATAAAAGATCTCTTGAACAGTCTACTATATAAAAACGGATAAATACGAAATCTCATGGATTCTTAACCAACTCTTAATCCTTCTCTATAAATTTTTACGCAAGGGACATTGATACCCCAGAATATTTAGCTGCTTCATTCAGGGTAATTAAACTTAAAAAATTTATGCTTCAGTGCGCAAGATTTAACACAGGGGACTTCAAAATTAAAATGAACTTGAGC
Coding sequences:
- a CDS encoding bifunctional metallophosphatase/5'-nucleotidase, with protein sequence MQKIVTFLAVIMVAFTAFLMWPQKDQSEGIGDEEAPDRKETASTDTKPDEPVEPEPFELALIHTNDTHTVMDNISRRASLIEEIRRANPHHLLLSAGDVTSWEIGRKAQDSLANAVFMNHLGYDGMVLGNHEFDLGEGVVDHGPLSTYIKHAAYPILGANVDFSQDQFLEPYADYSYTDEPVDGRINKGYVQTVGDEQIGIFGITHYKEVVTVPGDVSFSDYTEAAKQAVAHFESIGIDKIVALTHIGIGHDRTLAKEVPGIDVIIGGHSHVTTAPPNQIGDTLVVQTGEYDTYLGELNVVFDEAGKIVNHSGKLHPTKNAEIHPHTARVQELFDEATALGIVNYEDFIRHIIEAGELDTYEAFIE